The proteins below come from a single Portunus trituberculatus isolate SZX2019 chromosome 2, ASM1759143v1, whole genome shotgun sequence genomic window:
- the LOC123504032 gene encoding LOW QUALITY PROTEIN: transcription factor jun-D-like (The sequence of the model RefSeq protein was modified relative to this genomic sequence to represent the inferred CDS: inserted 1 base in 1 codon) has translation MEASMYEDGSYNNYTRESVSQIKRRLTLDLTSRTNKRQRGTATTTANFNPLLTSPDLNQLKLASPELERIIMQQSGTAILGSGTAAITAAPATTTTTTTSSQQFFFKTTTLEEXEFVKGFEDSLEQLHHQDSLHSNLQYTQLEVPVTAAQNLPLPPQIKEEPQTVPSVGSPPLSPINMECQERIKLERKRLRNRIAASKCRRRKLERISRLEDKVRILKGENVELQNVVNRLRDQVCSLKQEVMDHVNSGCQIPFVTTNQ, from the exons ATGGAGGCAAGCATGTACGAGGACGGCTCCTACAACAACTATACACGGGAGAGTGTGTCCCAGATCAAAAGACGACTCACACTGGATTTAACAAGTCGTACTaacaagagacagagagggactgctactaccaccgctAACTTCAACCCGCTCCTAACTTCCCCGGATTTGAACCAGCTGAAACTCGCCTCCCCGGAGTTAGAGAGGATCATCATGCAGCAAAGCGGGACAGCCATTCTAGGGAGCGGTACAGCGGCCATAACAGCAgcgccagccaccaccaccaccaccacgacctcctCACAGCAATTCTTCTTCAAAACAACGACTTTGGAGG GAGAATTTGTGAAAGGGTTCGAGGACAGCCTGGAACAACTGCACCATCAGGACTCGCTACACTCCAACCTCCAGTACACACAATTAGAGGTCCCAGTCACGGCTGCACAGAATCTGCCTCTCCCGCCGCAGATTAAGGAGGAGCCGCAGACAGTACCTAGCGTGGGatcacctcctctctcaccaATCAACATGGAGTGCCAGGAACGTATTAAACTGGAACGGAAGCGCCTACGTAACAGAATAGCAGCCTCCAAGTGTCGGCGTAGGAAATTAGAGAGGATCAGCCGTCTGGAGGATAAGGTTCGGATCCTGAAGGGTGAAAATGTGGAATTACAGAATGTGGTGAACAGACTACGTGACCAAGTGTGTTCTCTCAAGCAGGAGGTTATGGATCATGTCAATTCAGGGTGTCAGATCCCCTTCGTCACAACCAACCAGTGa
- the LOC123504025 gene encoding LOW QUALITY PROTEIN: uncharacterized protein LOC123504025 (The sequence of the model RefSeq protein was modified relative to this genomic sequence to represent the inferred CDS: inserted 1 base in 1 codon; deleted 2 bases in 1 codon), translated as MMMVVMVVVVLMVKTVSAGHNAELCVVETPLVTPYVRSHRSTPTECLGCLFTHHNTKYTALNTRIYKEVHVLDFESVEGEVVVVVDGGGVGGGGGGVVVLSSPPTSLPVFKIRPPFSFSGGNQSEYLFVVNPGVKVEVTGLPYTTTTITATTTDLLNTTREKFGVVSSYTRVFSAGEVTLRLGGGDGGGAECGDDGDVVSASPVVQCAKVEPLSVDGCFHRDMLGRGDRDIHIIEVSNSNSSVVVELVGGSGGDSDGVLRNITLVLRAAHSTTWQLVTTHLHGSVTLLVGGEDQVENTSVPGAGVGSGVEVTVRRVDLPATFDQLLLRVLTSIGPPTSYTRANATSHVSLSVGVTDNHINFPSHLRNYDIPTVYRDDPATVIRGGLIVSCSPSAMTLXLPYATAEAVGGVAMALLDRACVGSRNGTHIVLRAEFGRCKFEKREGSQGNFIYANLLSIELGPPLSDDEDLVGSGYGSEDEYYPSALPSLPVTCQGDALPSPSLPPLPPLPPRPPSRLPAVVPPPQTSHRGYSKVPPGVRGASYTLTLYTDASLTHPIAAAAAAAAATPTPVAPHSRLYAQAALASVLPWTTTTTTTTTTTNLRVMLEECWISNTTASTPPHTTTTATTTHLLLRKSCRVHPSVSVEPVHTHAPTFSFQVLAEYAAMDVFYLHCQLGVCSPDTLPRPTIIKCIEPSLYCSKPALLKAFERQPASSSLQTLTLGPLTSASTTKLALFGTTHTTSSSQGLHHSDTTKAAATAEVTEGKTQIVVLKGLSTEVVVGIALASFVIGVCLTATLWVIHMKTDPKRQKRSDNSNAPRNSGYDLSAHSGSSTPSSQAPMTA; from the exons atgatgatggtggtgatggtggtggtggtgttgatggtgaaaaCTGTCAGTGCtg gtcacAACGCGGAACTGTGTGTGGTGGAGACGCCGCTGGTGACCCCATACgtgaggtcacacaggtcaacCCCCACTGAATGCCTGGGTTGCCTATTtactcaccacaacaccaaataCACCGCTCTCAACACCAGAATCTATAAAGAGGTTCATGTATTAGATTTTGAGAGCGTggagggtgaggtggtggtggtggtggacggtgggggtgttggggggggtggtggtggtgttgtggtgttgtcatCACCTCCTACCTCTCTACCGGTGTTCAAGATTAGACCCCCGTTTTCTTTTAGCGGGGGTAACCAGTCTGAATATTTGTTTGTG GTGAACCCCGGAGTGAAGGTGGAAGTGACAGGTTtgccctacaccaccaccaccatcaccgccaccaccacagaccTCCTCAACACCACGAGAGAGAAGTTTGGCGTGGTGTCGTCCTATACACGGGTCTTTTCGGCTGGTGAAGTGACTCTACgccttg gtggtggtgatggtggtggtgcagagtgtggtgatgatggtgatgtggtgtcagCCAGCCCAGTGGTGCAGTGTGCCAAGGTGGAGCCTCTTAGTGTGGATGGTTGCTTCCACCGAGACATGCTGGGCAGaggggacag GGACATCCATATCATCGAAGTGAGCAACTCAAatagcagtgtggtggtggagctggtgggcggcagtggtggtgacagcgatGGTGTTCTGCGTAACATCACCCTGGTGTTGAGGGCGGCCCACTCCACCACCTGGCAGCTGGTCACCACTCACCTTCATGGCTCTGTGACCTTGcttgtg ggcggCGAGGACCAGGTAGAGAACACATCCGTCCCAGGAGCAGGTGTGGGGTCAGGTGTGGAGGTGACAGTACGCAGGGTTGACCTCCCAGCGACCTTTGACCAGCTCCTCCTAAGGGTCCTCACTAGCATTGGCCCTCCCACCTCCTACACCAGAGCTAATGCCACCTCTCATGTTAGCCTCTCTGTGGGTGTTACTG atAACCACATCAATTTTCCCTCGCATCTGAGAAACTACGACATTCCTAcag TGTACAGAGACGACCCAGCTACAGTCATCCGTggagggctcatagtgtcctgcaGCCCCTCCGCCATGACTC TCCTGCCCTATGCTACTGCTGAGGCTGTTGGGGGTGTGGCCATGGCTCTCCTGGACCGGGCCTGCGTGGGGTCAAGAAATGGGACGCATATTGTACTGAGGGCTGAGTTTGGCCGGTGCAAGtttgagaagagggaaggatcgCAAGGGAACTTCATCTACGCTaacttg ctgagcaTTGAGTTGGGTCCACCGCTGAGTGATGACGAGGACCTGGTTGGCTCGGGATATGGTTCGGAGGATGAGTATTACCCCTCGGCCCTGCCCTCCCTGCCGGTGACTTGCCAGGGAGACGCTCTGCCATCCCCCTCCCTGCCACCGCTGCCCCCTCTGCCCCCCCGGCCACCAAGTAGACTGCCTGCTGTCGTGCCACCTCCACAGACCAGCCATAGGGGTTATagtaag GTTCCCCCAGGAGTAAGGGGCGCCAGCTACACCCTCACCCTGTACACAGACGCCTCCCTGACACACCCCATAGCTGctgcagccgccgccgccgctgccacaccCACCCCAGTCGCTCCACACAGCCGCCTCTACGCCCAGGCTGCTCTGGCTAGTG tactgccctggaccaccactaccaccaccaccaccaccaccaccaaccttcGAGTGATGCTGGAGGAATGCTGGATAAGTAACACCACTGCcagtacaccaccacacaccaccaccaccgccaccaccacccacctgctGCTGAGGAAATCCTGCCGTGTCCACCCGTCTGTGAGTGTGGAG CCCGTTCACACACACGCCCCCACCTTCAGtttccag GTATTGGCAGAGTATGCAGCAATGGACGTGTTTTACCTCCACTGTCAGCTTGGTGTGTGTTCCCCAGACACTCTGCCAAGGCCCACCATtatcaag tgCATAGAGCCCTCCCTGTACTGCAGCAAGCCAGCTCTTCTGAAGGCCTTCGAGAGAcagccagcctcctcctccctgcagaCACTCACCCTGGGACCCCTCACCTCTGCCTCCACTactaaat tGGCTCTTTTTGGCACTACACACACCACCAGCAGTAGCCAGGGCCTCCACCACAGCGACACCACCAAGGCAGCAGCTACGGCGGAGGTGACAGAGGGCAAGACTCAAATAGTGGTGTTGAAGGGGCTTTCAACAGAGGTGGTTGTGGGAATCGCACTGGCTTCGTTTGTCATTGGTGTTTGCTTGACGGCTACGCTCTGGGTGATTCACATGAAGAcag ACCCCAAGCGGCAGAAACGATCGGACAATAGCAACGCCCCTCGGAATTCTGGGTATGATCTCTCGGCACACTCTGgttcctccaccccctcctcccagGCCCCCATGACCGCCTGA